A genome region from Setaria italica strain Yugu1 chromosome III, Setaria_italica_v2.0, whole genome shotgun sequence includes the following:
- the LOC101786556 gene encoding adenine/guanine permease AZG1, with product MAGSIIPRASSGEHAGASATTKLGRLNASVERSWVGRRFRLAARETTFTTELRAGTTTFLTMAYILAVNASILSDSGATCTVDDCDAPSPGCKFPPVDPGYAACVARARRDLIVATAASSVIGSFIMGAFANLPIALAPGMGTNAYFAYTVVGFHGSGVLPYRTALAAVFLEGLIFLFISVVGLRSKLAQFIPKPVRISASAGIGLFLAFIGLQSNEGVGLVGFSSSTLVTLGACPASQRASVAPVVTFPNGTVALMPGGTVSGGILCLSGRMTSPTFWLAVVGFLIIAFCLIKNVRGAMIYGILFVTFVSWPRGTAVTAFPDTPAGDDSFHYFKKVFDVHRIRSTAGALDFRGIGHGYFWEALFTFLYVDILDTTGGLYSMARFAGFVDDATGDFEGQYFAFMSDASAIVFGSLLGTSPVTAFIESSTGIREGGRTGLTALTAAVYFAAALFITPLLASIPSWAVGPPLVLVGVMMMRAVSEVDWNDMRQAVPAFLTLALMPLTYSIAYGLIGGIGSYMLLHSWDWACEAAARLGCGRKVGGGAERSSGGEAEQGKETESA from the coding sequence atggccggctccATCATCCCGAGGGCAAGCAGCGGGGAGCACGCGGGGGCGTCGGCTACGACCAAGCTCGGCCGTCTCAACGCGTCGGTGGAGCGGTCGTGGGTCGGGCGGCGGTTCCGCCTCGCGGCGCGCGAGACCACGTTCACGACGGAGCTGCGCGCCGGCACGACCACGTTCCTCACCATGGCCTACATCCTCGCCGTCAACGCATCCATCCTGTCCGACTCCGGCGCGACCTGCACCGTCGACGACTGCGACGCGCCGTCCCCCGGGTGCAAATTCCCCCCGGTTGACCCCGGGTACGCCGCCTGCGTGGCGCGCGCCCGCCGGGACCTGATCGTCGCCACGGCGGCGTCGTCCGTGATCGGGTCCTTCATCATGGGTGCCTTCGCCAACCTCCCCATCGCGCTGGCGCCCGGGATGGGCACCAACGCCTACTTCGCCTACACCGTCGTCGGCTTCCACGGCTCCGGCGTGCTCCCCTACCGCAcggcgctcgccgccgtgtTCCTCGAGGGCctcatcttcctcttcatctcgGTGGTTGGCCTGCGGTCCAAGCTCGCCCAGTTCATCCCCAAGCCCGTGCGGATCTCGGCGTCCGCGGGGATCGGGCTGTTCCTCGCCTTCATCGGGCTGCAGAGCAACGAGGGCGTGGGGCTCGTGGGGTTCAGCTCGTCGACGCTGGTGACGCTCGGCGCGTGCCCGGCGTCGCAGCGCGCGTCCGTGGCACCAGTGGTGACGTTCCCCAACGGCACGGTGGCGCTGATGCCGGGCGGCACAGTCTCCGGCGGGATACTCTGCCTCTCGGGGCGCATGACCTCGCCGACGTTCTGGCTCGCCGTCGTGggcttcctcatcatcgcctTCTGCCTTATCAAGAACGTCAGGGGCGCCATGATCTACGGCATCTTGTTCGTGACCTTCGTGTCCTGGCCGCGCGGCACCGCCGTAACCGCGTTCCCGGACacgcccgccggcgacgacagcTTCCACTACTTCAAGAAGGTGTTCGACGTCCACCGGATCCGCTCCACAGCCGGCGCGCTCGACTTCCGCGGCATTGGCCACGGCTACTTCTGGGAGGCTCTCTTCACCTTCCTGTACGTCGACATCCTCGACACCACCGGCGGGCTCTACTCCATGGCGCGGTTCGCTGGATTCGTCGACGACGCCACGGGCGACTTCGAGGGGCAGTACTTCGCCTTCATGTCGGACGCGTCGGCCATCGTGTTCGGCTCCCTCCTCGGCACGTCCCCCGTGACGGCGTTCATTGAGTCGTCGACGGGTATCCGGGAGGGCGGCCGGACGGGGCTGACGGCGCTCACCGCGGCGGTCTACTTCGCGGCGGCGCTCTTCATCACGCCGCTGCTGGCGTCGATCCCGTCGTGGGCCGTCGGCCCGCCGTTGGTGCTGGTGGGCGTGATGATGATGCGCGCGGTGTCGGAGGTGGACTGGAACGACATGCGGCAGGCCGTTCCGGCGTTCCTGACGCTCGCGCTCATGCCGCTCACCTACTCCATCGCCTACGGGCTCATCGGCGGCATCGGCTCCTACATGCTCCTGCACTCGTGGGACTGGGCGTGCGAGGCAGCGGCGAGGCTGGGCTGCGGCCGGAAGGTCGGAGGCGGCGCCGAGAGGAGTAGTGGCGGCGAGGCAGAGCAGGGGAAGGAGACGGAATCAGCATAG